CGTCGAGCGCATAACGCTCCGGCGAAGCGGCGATCGCCGCCATACCGTCGAGAACCGAGTCGGGCGCGATGATGAGGCGCGTGCCGATCTTTTGCATCAAGGCGACGTAGGGCGCCTTGTTTTCGAAATGCTTGCGGAATTCCGTCTCATCCAGGAAAGCTGTGATTTTCGGAAGAACCCCGCCGGCAAAGGTGACGCCGCCTTTGGCCAGGAAGGCCAGCGCCATATCACCGGCGAAACGCGCGATCAAATTCCAGAAGAGCCGCAATGTCGCGGCTTCCTCGCCCTGCGGATGGGCATGGGCCTGCGCAACGACAGAAACCTCGTCAAGGCTCGGAGGTTCTTTGCCGAGCGCGGCAAGCCGTGCGAAATGCAGCCTGACGAGGCCCGGACCTGAGAGCAGGGCCTCGGCGGTGGTACGAAAGGGCGGTCCGGTTATCTTGCTCCAAATCGAGGCTTCCTCGAGATTGGTCGCGCCGAATTCGACATGACCGGCTTCGCTCGGCAGCGCCACGAATTTTTGGTCTATCTTCAATAGGAGGCTGACGCCGAGGCCGGTGCCGGGACCAAGCACGAGTTGCGGACCGGTCCCCTCGCGCGGATCGCCGATCCATTGGGTAGCCGCGGCGGGCAAGGCCGCGAGGCTTAAAGCCTGCGCCTCGAAATCATTGAGAAGCAGCCCTTGATCGAGCTTTGCCGCCGCCGCGACGGTTGCACCATCGATGCTCCAAGCCGCATTGGTCATTTTGACCTTGCGGCCGTCGATGGGTCCGGCGGCACAGGCGATCATCGAGTGCGGCGTCGCCGAAAAAAACGCCCGCGAGGCCTCGATCGCCGCTTCGAGGCTCGGATGATCCGATGTCTTCATGTGAGGCCCATGTTCGAGCGCGAGGCCCGGCGCCTTGGCCAGAGCGAAGCGGACATTGGTCCCCCCGATGTCCGACAGCAGGACTGGAAAAGGAAATTTCATCGCCATTTGCGTGTCGTATCAGGCTCCCAGGACGGCTGCCACCGCATAGTTGAAGGGGCCACGCAAGCATGCCGAAGGTTCCCTTCAAATGAAGCGGGCCCCGGTTTAAACAAGGGCCGAAACCGGATCAGGATGTCACGATGTCATTTCTCTATCGCCCGCTTTTCTCGTCGGATCATGACACGACGCCCTATCGCAAACTGACGTCGGACGGCGTCTCGCTGCAGCCCTTCGGCAGCCGCGAGATGCTTGTCGTCAATCGCGAGGCCATACGGCTTCTCGCCGAGACGGCGATGATCGACATTAATCATCTGCTGCGGCCGGGACATTTGGCGCAACTCGTCAAGATCCTCGATGATCCGGAGGCAAGCTCCAACGATAAATTCGTGGCCTATGACCTTTTGAAGAATGCCAATATCGCGGCGGGCGGCGTTCTGCCCATGTGTCAGGATACCGGCACCGCGATCGTGATGGGCAAGAAGGGACGTCTCGTGTTTACCGAAGGCGATGACGAAAGCGCGCTCGCCGAAGGTATCATGGACGCCTACGTCAAGAAGAACCTGCGCTATTCGCAACTGGCGCCGCTGTCGATGTTTGAGGAAACCAACACCAAGACCAATCTGCCCGCGCAGATCGAGATCTATAGCGACGGCCAAGAAGCCTATAAATTTCTCTTCATGGCGAAGGGCGGCGGCTCCGCCAACAAAAGCTTTCTGTTTCAGGCGACGCCGTCGATCCTGACGCATGAAAAGCTTGTCGCTTTCCTGAAGGAAAAAATCCTCACGCTCGGCACGGCCGCTTGCCCGCCCTATCATCTCGCGATCGTAATCGGCGGCACATCGGCCGAGCAGACGATGAAGACCGTGAAGCTCGCCT
The Methyloferula stellata AR4 DNA segment above includes these coding regions:
- a CDS encoding glucokinase, which gives rise to MAMKFPFPVLLSDIGGTNVRFALAKAPGLALEHGPHMKTSDHPSLEAAIEASRAFFSATPHSMIACAAGPIDGRKVKMTNAAWSIDGATVAAAAKLDQGLLLNDFEAQALSLAALPAAATQWIGDPREGTGPQLVLGPGTGLGVSLLLKIDQKFVALPSEAGHVEFGATNLEEASIWSKITGPPFRTTAEALLSGPGLVRLHFARLAALGKEPPSLDEVSVVAQAHAHPQGEEAATLRLFWNLIARFAGDMALAFLAKGGVTFAGGVLPKITAFLDETEFRKHFENKAPYVALMQKIGTRLIIAPDSVLDGMAAIAASPERYALDEERRAWC